Proteins co-encoded in one Cataglyphis hispanica isolate Lineage 1 chromosome 4, ULB_Chis1_1.0, whole genome shotgun sequence genomic window:
- the LOC126848885 gene encoding triple functional domain protein isoform X7, translating to MDGTRAAEVLPLLQERLAILPGGRDRRGGPVLLFPSTPRRERAKPEDYRRLLQYLFAIPSDEARGLRFTVIVDMRGTTWDSVKPILKVLHEHFHRIVHVAFLIKPENFWQKQRTSLGKQKKYNFEINTISLEALVKVIDPSQLTSDLDGSLQYDHAQWIDTRLVVEDFTWQAADLLDRLDDLQEDLSRNDFADDVAGAKHGIDLHNEMKKKIMKVPVEDIEVVGQRLLQRFNNSTAATGGEGGSIDNGAASCVDSDGRALATLVIQHLDSVHAAQQHLLQLWHIKKMKLDQCFQLRLFEQDCEKMFDWICHNREAFLASYVEIGRSYQLAKNLQEEHKHFTMSSMNVYVNINKILTMAGKLLETQHYAAGHVRAVAGRLDRAWKEFAAGLDERTAVLSLSVVFHHKAEQYVDNVTGWSQACEISNLPNEIPVLESHIRQHQTLYEAMCQAYTEVYNTYQALLSGLGSMLQVCHNVNARSSGLDTFRVDYVHSTSKKLLYQLDHLVQVCNQPQGIDHVARKHGQDGHNIDSYTGTSGNPAADYSEGASHVLAVIHQILGHHRALEARWHARKVKLHQRLALKLFQEDVKQVLDWLTNHGEVFIRKNTGVGRNLQKARVYQKSHEHFENVAQNTYTNATKLLTAAEELAHTGECAPDEIYAVAQELETHVSSFAARVEQRRRRLDLAVVFYTHEKELIGWVDELRQEMQQDEVAENLETAERLLEQCAQHRSSCLEACASTIAQGEALLQELREATDAPDTTGSISAVESALDRLASLRQELEDLWATKKLRLELCLRLRVFERDALEASGQLEMWAQELQGPPREGSPEQLLRVHNDGVAHMQNTAFQILHRGQELAQVLEEAGVCIMADGQHSAAARVQVLLEFLNERELDAEDLAEMRRVRLEQASQLLQLQTDASHVIKWIRNGESILLASLRIPDDFEDAEQLGKEHYHFQLAITNTHASAVQVKHKADSLISGNHYDPKSIREVAEDVTKRWQQLVTCAEERHKLITASLNFYKTVDSVRSVLDSLELQYNVDDDWCADGEKAAGIPANITRHQEQKEAFLKACTLVRRTGETFLKYINRSLQFYSYHANSAGSANKVKNILEELVSKENKVLEFWTQRKKRLDQCHQYVLFERSAKQALEWIKETGELYLATHTNVGKNRIENEQLLQEHIEFKGAAKETRERVKLLIQLADNLVERGHAHAAAIKQAVAEVDQRYKDFSARMDCYKTQIEDDLGIQSDEGHKDLSIDRNSDPLLEEKIKGKDLKELNEEKRRSARRKEFIMAELLQTERTYVKDLETCIRCFLDETRCGKGNVPLGLQSRESIIFSNIEEIHQFHSNVFLRELEKYETMPEDVGHCFVVWAPKFDMYVTYCKNKPESNQLLVTHGGTWFEELQRKYRVEHPIAAYLIKPVQRITKYQLLLKDLQACCQEGQGEIKEGLEVMLNVPKKANDALHLSLLEGCDISTDALGDVVLQDSFTVWDPKQLIRKGRDRHIFLFELYLLFTKEVKDSAGKVKYVYKNRLLTSELGVTEHIEGDECKFAVWTGRAPTSDTRVVLRANSMDAKQLWVMRLREVIQETFLGKNMPKSPAKKSSSQRSSRDLEECASLDESVENLDRNSLASFGSTNTTDSDKTGVVEMTWVVADHMAAPGSRELSVTKGQQVEVLENGSSTGTTPGGVPNTGEWTLVRLPLTPGQAEPPVEGLVPTSALKQPPAASCKTSPSRKASTQQQQQSHQYHQQQQHHHPSYYQQQQINQAIVQTQQQQQQQTAVTSSTTVNTLSSSTAASIAPVTQQTASLTTSLSSAVLSPMLSEDAETTGSDGSGSTTSTNSPGNKRRGFSGRKWLPPPLRKLSQGKVEKTNTVAVSTSSSPLIGPTLKKSSSDKRFKLPSGNEHNRPGKTAFDVQEGEEGVSKEEENEEQHEVDVDVDVTCESDDTTAASSQEQNGGEDADDDLELPPPMKPITEPILVTTANGPSGSTMPSELPGKRSVERSTKILDGGATTADLSEIEQIVKERMEQHTENQERHSLMRTPNGKSLSNEEEYCNATINPIAVEELDPESTALTKRQFVIRELVETERDYVNDLKHIVEGYMALMRNPDCEIPLPEDLRGGKDKMVFGNLEAIYEWHRDFFLKALERCLERPEELGPLFKRYERKLHMYVVYCQNKPVSEYIVSEYIDTYFEELRQKLGHRLQLCDLLIKPVQRITKYQLLLREALRLTERTQRLSEIEGLRAAAHVMRVIPKAANDMMDVGRLQGFDGKITAQGKLLLHGPLLVSEISNVLTREREWQVFLFEQNIIFSEAVGKKTQFTNPAYIYKAHIQVNKMSLEDSNDDPEKFVIRSTDPRKPGLGFSCSVAEESSGPRRQEWVDTITAILQTQRDFLKAIQSPIAYQKELTKDPLSFQVLA from the exons CTTTTCTCATTAAACCAGAAAACTTTTGGCAAAAACAGAGAACTTCATTAGGCAAacagaagaaatataattttgaa ATTAATACAATCAGCTTAGAAGCTCTTGTAAAAGTTATAGATCCTTCTCAACTCACCTCAGATTTAGATGGATCTTTGCAATATGATCATGCTCAATGGATTGATACTAGATTAGTTGTAGAAGATTTTACGTGGCAAGCAGCTGACCTTCTCGATCGATTAGATGACTTGCAAGAAGATCTTAGTCGAAATGATTTTGCTGATGATGTTGCAGGAGCTAAGCATGGCATTGATCTACATaacgaaatgaaaaagaaaattatgaaagttCCAGTAGAAGATATCGAAGTTGTTGGACAACGCCTTCTTCAGCGATTTAATAATA GTACAGCAGCAACtgggggagaaggaggaagtATTGACAATGGTGCGGCAAGTTGCGTGGATTCTGACGGACGAGCACTAGCTACTCTGGTTATACAGCATTTGGATTCCGTGCATGCCGCGCAGCAGCATCTATTACAACTATGGCATATTAAGAAGATGAAACTGGATCAGTGCTTTCAGCTACGGTTATTCGAACAGGattgtgaaaaaatgtttgattggATTTGTCACAACCGAGAGGCGTTTCTCGCTAGTTATGTGGAGATTGGTCGCTCGTATCAATTGGCTAAGAATTTGCAAGAGGAACATAAACATTTTACAATGAGTTCAATGAATGTTtatgtgaatataaataaaatcctcACAATGGCTGGTAAATTATTGGAGACGCAACATTATGCGGCTGGACATGTACGAGCAGTGGCGGGTCGTCTAGATCGAGCTTGGAAGGAATTCGCCGCGGGTCTCGACGAACGTACCGCGGTACTTAGTTTAAGTGTAGTGTTTCATCATAAAGCAGAACAGTATGTCGACAATGTAACTGGTTGGAGTCAAGCGTGCGAAATTAGCAATCTGCCTAATGAAATTCCAGTACTTGAGTCTCATATTCGCCAGCATCAAACTCTTTACGAGGCAATGTGTCAGGCATATACGGAG GTTTACAATACATATCAAGCATTATTGAGCGGCCTGGGTTCAATGCTGCAAGTATGTCATAATGTGAACGCCCGTTCTTCAGGGTTGGATACATTTCGCGTCGATTAT GTGCATAGTACGAGTAAGAAGCTTCTTTATCAACTGGATCATCTTGTGCAAGTCTGTAATCAACCGCAAGGAATTGATCATGTCGCCAGAAAACAT GGTCAAGATGGACATAATATTGATAGTTATACCGGTACGAGCGGTAATCCGGCGGCTGATTACAGTGAAGGTGCATCCCATGTATTAGCTGTTATTCATCAGATTCTTGGTCATCATAGAGCGTTGGAAGCTCGTTGGCACGCCCGCAAAGTCAAGCTTCATCAACGACTTGCATTAAA attgttTCAAGAAGATGTAAAACAAGTTCTCGACTGGCTGACGAACCACGGCGAAGTgttcattagaaaaaatacaGGTGTAGGTCGTAACCTACAGAAAGCGCGCGTCTATCAAAAAAGTCATgaacattttgaaaatgttgcacaa aataCTTATACAAATGCAACCAAATTGTTAACCGCTGCCGAAGAACTCGCTCACACGGGTGAATGCGCGCCCGACGAGATATACGCAGTGGCACAAGAATTGGAGACTCACGTTAGTAGTTTTGCAGCGAGAGTCGAGCAACGACGTCGCAGATTAGATCTTGCAGTGGTATTTTACACTCACGAGAAAGag CTCATTGGGTGGGTAGATGAGTTACGTCAAGAAATGCAACAGGATGAGGTAGCGGAGAATCTGGAGACGGCGGAAAGATTGTTGGAACAATGCGCGCAACATAGATCGTCTTGTCTTGAAGCATGTGCTTCGACAATAGCCCAAGGCGAAGCTTTGCTACAAGAACTTCGCGAAGCGACTGATGCACCCGACACAACGGGCTCGATATCGGCGGTGGAATCGGCCTTAGATAGATTGGCGAGTCTGCGGCAAGAATTGGAAGATTTGTGGGCCACGAAAAAGCTAAGACTAGAATTATGTTTGCGATTACGCGTTTTCGAACGAGATGCGTTAGAAGCGAGCGGTCAGTTAGAAATGTGGGCGCAGGAATTGCAAGGTCCGCCACGAGAAGGCTCTCCCGAACAATTGTTGCGTGTGCATAATGATGGAGTTGCTCACATGCAGAATACTGCTTTTCAAATACTTCATCGTGGTCAGGAATTGGCACAAGTCTTGGAAGAAGCGGGAGTATGTATTATGGCAGATGGTCAGCACAGCGCTGCAGCGCGAGTACAGGTGCTTCTCGAGTTTTTAAACGAGAGAGAATTGGACGCGGAAGATCTCGCAGAAATGCGAAGGGTACGGTTGGAACAGGCCTCTCAATTGTTACAACTGCAGACGGACGCTTCCCACGTGATTAAATGGATACGAAACGGCGAATCGATATTATTGGCTTCGCTTAGGATACCAGACGATTTCGAGGATGCCGAGCAATTGGGAAAAGAACACTATCATTTTCAACTCGCGATAACAAATACTCACGCCTCCGCTGTGCAAGTGAAGCATAAGGCAGACTCTTTAATAAGTGGAAATCATTACGACCCAAAAAGTATTAGGGAAGTCGCGGAGGACGTTACTAAACGGTGGCAGCAACTAGTGACTTGTGCGGAAGAACGACATAAATTGATTACCGccagtttaaatttttacaaaacagtGGACTCGGTACGTTCGGTTCTTGACAGTTTAGAGTTACAATATAACGTGGATGATGACTGGTGCGCCGACGGAGAAAAGGCCGCCGGAATACCAGCAAATATCACTAGACATCAGGAGCAAAAGGAAGCCTTTCTTAAGGCATGTACGCTGGTACGACGAACCGGGGAAACTTTCTTAAAGTATATCAATCGTAGCCTACAATTTTATAGCTATCACGCTAACAGCGCCGGTTCCGCAAATAAagtcaaaaatattctcgagGAGCTGGTTAGTAAGGAAAACAAGGTGCTCGAGTTTTGGACTCAGCGAAAGAAACGCTTAGATCAATGTCATCAATACGTTCTGTTTGAACGTAGCGCGAAACAGGCACTCGAATGGATAAAAGAGACTGGAGAGTTGTATTTAGCGACGCATACCAACGTCGGTAAGAATCGCATTGAAAATGAACAATTGTTGCAAGAGCACATCGAGTTTAAGGGCGCAGCGAAGGAAACGCGAGAGAGAGTGAAATTGTTGATTCAACTCGCTGACAATTTAGTCGAAAGAGGTCACGCTCATGCCGCGGCGATCAAGCAGGCAGTTGCCGAGGTCGATCAgcgatataaagattttagcGCGCGAATGGATTGCTACAAGACGCAGATCGAAGATGATCTCGGCATTCAGTCCGACGAGGGACACAAAGATCTCTCCATCGATCGTAATTCGGATCCGTTGTTGGAGGAGAAGATCAAGGGTAAAGATCTCAAGGAATTGAAcgaggaaaagagaagatCTGCGCGAAGGAAAGAGTTTATTATGGCTGAACTTTTGCAAACCGAGCGTACATACGTAAAAGATTTGGAGACTTGTATTCGTTGCTTTCTAGACGAAACGCGATGCGGAAAGGGAAACGTTCCGTTGGGTCTGCAAAGCCgagaatcaataatttttagtaatatagaGGAAATACATCAGTTTCATAGCAATGTATTTCTACGCGAGTTAGAAAAGTATGAAACCATGCCGGAAGACGTTGGACATTGCTTTGTAGTATGG GCACCTAAATTCGACATGTACGTgacttattgtaaaaataagcCCGAGAGCAATCAGCTGTTGGTAACGCACGGTGGAACATGGTTTGAGGAATTGCAGAGAAAGTATAGAGTAGAACATCCTATTGCTGCGTATTTAATCAAACCTGTACAGAGAATTACTAAATATCAGCTGCTACTTAAGGATTTACAG gcTTGTTGCCAAGAGGGACAGGGCGAAATAAAAGAAGGATTAGAAGTGATGTTAAATGTGCCTAAAAAAGCTAATGATGCCTTACACTTAAGTCTATTGGAAGGTTGCGATATTAGTACAGATGCGCTCGGTGATGTCGTACTACAGGATTCGTTCACGGTATGGGACCCGAAACAATTGATTAGGAAAGGAAGAGATCGTCACATATTTCTTTTCGAATTGTATCTTCTCTTCACGAAGGAAGTCAAAGATTCTGCCGGAAAG gtaaaatatgtttataaaaatcgcCTGTTGACTTCCGAGTTGGGCGTAACCGAACATATCGAAGGCGACGAATGCAAATTCGCAGTATGGACAGGACGAGCTCCGACCAGCGATACTCGCGTAGTGCTGCGAGCGAATTCGATGGATGCGAAGCAGCTATGGGTGATGAGGTTACGCGAGGTTATACAGGAGACCTTTTTGGGCAAAAATATGCCTAAGAGCCCTGCTAAAAAGAGCTCCAGTCAACGCTCCAGCAGAGATTTGGAGGAATGCGCGTCTTTGGATGAAAGTGTGGAGAATCTTGATAGAAATTCATTGGCTTCCTTTGGATCGACTAATACTACGGATTCTGATAAG aCCGGAGTAGTCGAAATGACATGGGTGGTCGCTGATCATATGGCGGCGCCGGGCTCGAGAGAACTCAGCGTGACGAAAGGGCAGCAGGTCGAGGTGTTGGAGAACGGCAGTAGCACCGGTACCACCCCCGGTGGGGTTCCCAATACTGGTGAATGGACTCTGGTACGTTTACCACTCACGCCAGGACAAGCCGAACCTCCTGTGGAGGGCCTAGTGCCCACCAGCGCTCTGAAACAGCCACCGGCCGCCTCCTGCAAAACTTCGCCGTCCAGAAAAGCGTCCAcgcaacagcagcaacagtCGCATCAGTATcatcaacaacaacaacatcaTCATCCGTCGTACTATCAACAGCAGCAAATCAATCAGGCAATCGTCCAAacacaacagcagcagcaacagcaaacTGCCGTCACATCGTCGACTACAGTCAATACATTGTCGTCGAGCACTGCAGCTAGCATCGCACCGGTCACGCAGCAGACGGCTTCGTTGACGACTTCGTTGTCGTCTGCCGTCCTATCGCCGATGTTATCGGAGGATGCAG AAACTACCGGAAGCGACGGTAGTGGGTCAACGACTAGTACAAATTCACCTGGCAACAAGAGGCGAGGTTTTAGCGG ACGGAAGTGGCTCCCACCGCCTTTACGCAAACTTAGCCAAGGTAAAGTGGAGAAAACCAATACTGTAGCTGTGTCGACGTCATCGTCTCCTTTGATTGGACCGACTTTGAAGAAAAGCAGCTCGGATAAACGCTTTAAATTACCGAGCGGCAATGAGCATAATCGACCTGGCAAAACTGCGTTCGATGTCCAAGAGGGTGAAGAAGGCGTTAGTAAGGAGGAGGAGAATGAAGAGCAGCATGAAGTCGATGTAGATGTAGACGTTACATGTGAAAGCGACGATACGACAGCGGCAAGTTCGCAAGAACAAAACGGTGGTGAGGATGCCGACGATGATTTGGAACTTCCTCCTCCGATGAAACCTATAACCGAACCGATACTTGTAACAACCGCGAATGGTCCGTCAGGATCTACGATGCCGAGTGAATTGCCTGGAAAACGA tcTGTTGAGCGTTCGACGAAAATTCTCGATGGCGGCGCCACGACGGCCGATCTATCGGAGATTGAGCAGATTGTAAAGGAAAGAATG GAGCAACACACAGAAAATCAAGAGAGGCACAGTCTTATGCGAACCCCTAATGGGAAATCGTTGAGCAATGAGGAAGAATATTGTAATGCGACCATTAATCCCATCGCTGTCGAAGAATTAGATCCGGAAAGTACTGCACTCACCAAGCGGCAATTTGTTATTCGCGAGCTGGTAGAAACCGAGAGAGACTACGTCAATGATTTGAAGCACATAGTCGAAGGTTATATGGCACTAATGCGAAATCCCGATTGTGAGATTCCCTTACCGGAAGATTTGCGCGGTGGAAAGGATAAGATGGTTTTCGGTAACTTAGAAGCTATCTACGAGTGGCACAGAGA TTTTTTCCTTAAAGCTTTGGAACGTTGCTTAGAACGCCCTGAAGAGCTCGGACCTCTTTTTAAACGTTACGAGCGCAAGTTACATATGTACGTGGtttattgtcaaaataaacCCGTTTCGGAATACATTGTGTCtgaatatatagatacatattttgaG GAACTTAGACAAAAACTTGGACATCGTTTGCAACTCTGCGACTTGCTGATCAAGCCCGTACAAAGGATTACAAAATATCAACTTCTTCTACGGGAGGCATTGCGCCTCACTGAACGAACCCAAAGGTTATCGGAAATCGAAGGCCTCAGAGCGGCAGCTCATGTCATGCGAGTTATTCCTAAAGCTGCAAACGATATGATGGACGTTGGGAGATTACAAGGTTTCGAT GGGAAAATAACAGCACAAGGAAAACTCTTACTGCATGGACCGCTTCTAGTATCagaaatatcaaatgtatTGACAAGAGAAAGGGAATGGCAAGTCTTTCTTTTCgagcaaaatattatctttagcGAAGCTGTCGGCAAGAAGACACAATTTACCAATCCTGCCTACATATACAAAGCACATATTcag GTGAACAAAATGAGTCTCGAAGATTCGAATGACGATCCGGAGAAATTTGTCATTCGATCAACGGATCCTCGAAAGCCCGGGCTAGGATTTTCTTGTAGCGTAGCGGAAGAAAGTAGTGGACCGCGCAGGCAGGAATGGGTAGACACGATCACTGCCATCCTGCAAACTCAGCGCGATTTTCTCAAGGCGATACAGTCACCGATTGCCTACCAGAAGGAACTTACCAAAGATCCACT GTCGTTCCAGGTGCTCGCGTAA